The Trichoplusia ni isolate ovarian cell line Hi5 chromosome 10, tn1, whole genome shotgun sequence genome window below encodes:
- the LOC113498226 gene encoding E3 ubiquitin-protein ligase znrf2-like — protein VVCHVAGIKCPVCSKFVLPDDIECHLVMCLTRPRLSYNEDVLSDSKGECVICLEELSAGDTIARLPCLCIYHKGCIDQWFEVNRSCPEHPGD, from the exons GTTGTGTGTCATGTTGCAGGTATAAAATGTCCGGTGTGCAGCAAGTTTGTGCTGCCGGACGACATCGAGTGCCATCTTGTCATGTGTCTCACCAGGCCACGGCTTTCCTATAATG AGGATGTGCTGAGCGACTCCAAAGGCGAGTGTGTGATCTGCCTGGAGGAGCTGTCCGCTGGGGACACCATAGCCCGCCTGCCCTGCCTTTGCATCTACCACAAGGG ATGTATAGACCAATGGTTCGAGGTGAACAGATCGTGCCCGGAGCACCCCGGCGACTAG
- the LOC113498227 gene encoding protein virilizer, with protein MSSNEQPDLLFFDTFSHDTSEELNLDLVQFPKSVYVREIRIIPLGARVEGDFPGGVRLGATNPTKFHIDFFVNDLSKPGASTFEALGSLDYCQNGQIHMECANGLEQPRIPTDGLVLRGWYTTITLAVYGTLTQVLTETPVGTNPPPVVQRPVPAREVPPVATAPVPTNPEWPQDASVPIPAYTGNVATANPEAYAQGSYPENYDNQMYRGDYYDSEQPKDPRTYQHIDETNWEKRDLSCEREPERLRHSPRSIDHDRERDNRERRDGRSRRRSLDRGRSRESSRHRDRSREIDRIDRMRSSRSRDREYVVKGEYRPLSRSRSRSIDRMRAISTDRDWERGSYKKDDYRRHREPSYDRSRGGSYDKESGAYERRSPYDKRAPSYERKIPYEKRLSPYDKRASSYERRAPSYEKQAPYDRKRHSPYTRIRGSSYSSRSPSRDDPRKRPRTPPGESSRRPLSPREVEATSPINSIRSEEAADYERSGKQIPRVDFYHQSYRHKTSIRSPSQEAENAAFVEQQHTSLVTVPIVDNTTAKPADSPARNPEEEKSMDAEQFEPILSDEDICDDLEGPAYMDVDYDVNDYCGIEDIIKYYNPFKCDWNQYEHINQIHLLGPDKEGVKDVRNASFDELCDASPELFKISEMAKSNKKLDLKATTFAEMDKSIREEWVHQCDQLNLALPTLFKTTDIALRIFKIPARNEPADEFAEILCMLKTFCKIGLSLEIALSQHQATYKIRHIKCGIRFVEALTSHKHNAKVMKILLASGIDLPMMLLKMYSEEYMALSIRLMIFKSVDACLSSRVSINHFMKEAVYPKFGEHDIENPKNGYQALISIMQTDPLVRAKFAIGALIKKINMYELLSKFNDLVVNFSKSAKNIEEAELPEADANFIVNSLEEILYVYRSRCFQLSQPKRFLPVSAQFEIYKECSNETLLEFFNIHKMLEACLYLLTCPATCNNLVVVSPIHDLMYELLNSRSGLYFLYRNMGLSELLFKTLTLPYSEPNTEEFLYPHDLSNYSDLQILGLELAYRLKALFYLQSICDQQAGKADENELIDRLQSLYCLSFGNIGRTAVPEVIVMGDNAECLMKVFENDSKTKGKNDSPLKQKSPAKGYAVELIVSAVRFAANVRFLKKYGPRLLNVSKEHDRFEPSVSSVLQEVIPYLNPIEKPTVLSGEELVECVEIIRSSTEHAPDLPGELMTCLRVLRFYCISDYENNVTIACESSVEEHVELKYKYQVLQLFSLDGISILVDVLDRLATHFDQPSMHTSFFASVKGLQLAQILLPCLRLIDAMLSRVVRCRGPRYRDMTAAPVLLKIYGLAKAFPVGCVGYRTAAKAAEASVRALLAYAQPIADDANDGDSIRRGPWTSLCSEVISYIMTAPFTFVPGLLVFSELLPLPLPMQTKTQPTDRELADASNERRLWSAHLHALSNDLTDMIQIICMSTYRPVVHMLRRVCVQIADLAPNTAATVARAAVGAVVRDLKPGEPATASSARVLGFLACLVSHAPVKCAVLHAMNSGGARAADVQMALCSVLGLANASNEHAAAQEYAAHALAAFCDAEITLTPLNGTSDIILSNSLPNKEALAEFLDSTADCLESTTKTCSVASSILRAYFVLTEHEYGFQQFRKFISKRRESLGTFFKWALEGQGEDKAECLSLYIDLIRILKMEEGEGLVGRKTMLSLNEMADMVGYLSYHTDHPALKLDKILRPKEQQSIFVHRFQERNSDEDALANAGFLSSQLMKLKNGAELHGHPPEIQDIVLPAPDTLVAQFQSRVIYSIGEASDERLTSSYWLNVPAAGGEDDVNESELVSCDIMEMAGCVSGGGDAVRAAVRRLAGCLLARRPPPPARHPPPGDKRPPVALTRVRTEGGADAFRSRPPNTSRPPSLHVDDFTALHQPYTATQGSRGMRRGIAVSDRGRFASAAPMHAHYRHLRGRGAWEMGASHFGHFPPASQYMMGGMGWAGGRGLRGSRARGFLR; from the exons GTTGGTACACAACTATCACCCTTGCAGTCTATGGGACCCTAACCCAAGTGTTGACGGAAACCCCGGTGGGTACAAATCCTCCCCCGGTTGTGCAAAGACCAGTACCAGCTCGTGAAGTCCCACCGGTGGCAACTGCACCTGTGCCTACAAACCCAGAATGGCCTCAAGATGCTTCTGTTCCGATACCAGCCTACACTGGCAATGTAGCCACTGCCAACCCTGAAGCATATGCTCAAGGCAGCTACCCTGAGAACTATGACAATCAAATGTACAGGGGTGACTACTATGACAGTGAGCAACCTAAAGACCCGAGGACTTATCAACATATTGATGAAACCAACTGGGAAAAGAGGGATCTCAGTTGCGAAAGAGAACCCGAGAGGCTACGTCATAGCCCTCGTTCCATTGACCATGACAGGGAAAGAGATAACAGAGAAAGGAGAGATGGACGTAGTCGCAGGCGATCCCTAGACAGAGGCCGAAGTCGGGAGTCGTCCAGACACCGCGACAGAAGTAGGGAGATCGACAGGATCGATAGAATGCGCTCGTCAAGGAGCCGCGACCGGGAGTACGTGGTCAAGGGTGAATATCGACCTCTTAGTCGGTCGAGGTCTCGCAGCATTGACAGGATGCGCGCTATATCTACTGACCGCGACTGGGAGCGCGGCTCTTATAAGAAAGATGACTATCGGCGTCACCGCGAACCTTCGTACGATAGATCCCGCGGTGGTTCATACGATAAAGAATCTGGCGCGTATGAACGTCGTTCTCCATACGACAAGAGAGCCCCATCATACGAAAGGAAAATACCGTACGAGAAACGCTTGTCGCCGTATGATAAGCGAGCTTCATCTTATGAGAGACGTGCTCCCTCATATGAGAAACAGGCTCCATATGACAGGAAGCGACATTCTCCATACACCCGCATACGAGGCTCTAGTTACAGCAGTCGCTCTCCAAGTCGCGATGATCCCAGGAAGCGACCCAGGACTCCACCTGGAGAAAGTAGCAGGCGGCCTTTATCACCGAGAGAAGTGGAGGCTACCAGTCCTATTAATTCCATTAGGTCAGAGGAAGCCGCAGATTATGAAAGAAGTGGTAAACAAATTCCTCGAGTTGATTTCTATCATCAAAGCTACCGGCACAAAACTTCTATCCGCAGTCCTTCCCAAGAAGCTGAAAATGCGGCATTTGTGGAACAACAGCATACTAGTTTGGTTACTGTTCCAATCGTAGACAACACGACTGCTAAGCCAGCAGACTCACCAGCTAGGAATCCTGAGGAAGAGAAGTCTATGGATGCCGAACAGTTCGAGCCTATTCTGTCTGATGAGGATATTTGTGATGACCTCGAAGGCCCCGCTTATATGGATGTTGATTACGATGTGAACGACTATTGTGGCATCGAAGAcatcattaaatattacaatccTTTCAAATGCGACTGGAATCAGTATGAACATATCAATCAAATACACTTGCTGGGCCCTGACAAGGAAGGTGTAAAAGATGTGCGCAATGCTAGTTTCGATGAATTATGTGATGCTAGTCCCGAGCTGTTCAAGATCTCGGAAATGGCAAAGTCCAATAAGAAGCTAGATCTTAAAGCGACTACGTTCGCTGAAATGGACAAATCTATTCGAGAAGAATGGGTTCACCAATGCGATCAATTAAATCTGGCTTTGCCGACGCTTTTCAAAACCACTGATATAGCACTTAGAATCTTCAAAATTCCTGCTCGGAATGAGCCAGCGGATGAATTTGCTGAAATACTATGTATGCTGAAAACATTTTGCAAGATAGGGCTGAGCTTGGAAATAGCGTTATCGCAGCATCAGGCGACGTACAAGATAAGACATATTAAGTGTGGCATACGTTTTGTTGAAGCTCTCACATCCCACAAACATAATGCAAAAGTCATGAAAATTCTCTTGGCATCTGGTATAGATTTGCCAATGATGCTACTAAAAATGTATTCTGAGGAATACATGGCGTTGAGTATTCGGCTCATGATATTTAAGTCTGTGGATGCTTGCTTGTCATCGAGGGTCTCTATAAATCATTTTATGAAGGAAGCGGTGTACCCTAAGTTTGGAGAACACGATATCGAAAACCCGAAAAACGGATATCAAGCGTTAATATCAATCATGCAAACAGACCCCCTTGTAAGAGCTAAGTTTGCGATCGGTGCACTTATCAAGAAGATAAATATGTATGAGCTGTTAAGTAAGTTCAATGACTTGGTTGTGAACTTCAGTAAGTCAGCAAAGAATATTGAGGAGGCGGAGTTGCCCGAAGCCGACGCCAACTTCATAGTAAATTCTCTAGAAGAGATACTGTACGTATACCGGTCGCGGTGCTTCCAGTTATCTCAACCGAAACGTTTCCTACCCGTCTCTGCACAGTTCGAAATCTACAAAGAATGCTCGAATGAAACCTTATTGGAATTCTTCAACATACATAAGATGCTTGAAGCATGTCTGTACTTGCTGACTTGTCCAGCAACTTGCAATAATCTCGTTGTAGTAAGTCCAATACACGATTTGATGTATGAGCTACTAAATTCGAGAAGCGGACTCTATTTTCTTTATAGGAATATGGGATTGAGTGAACTGTTGTTCAAAACCCTAACACTTCCATACAGCGAGCCAAACACTGAAGAATTTCTCTACCCTCACGATTTGAGCAACTATAGTGATTTACAGATACTAGGACTCGAACTAGCTTATAGGTTGAAGGctctgttttatttacaatcaaTCTGCGATCAACAGGCAGGGAAGGCAGATGAGAATGAGCTTATAGACAGACTGCAGTCACTATATTGTCTTAGTTTCGGCAATATAGGTAGGACCGCCGTGCCAGAGGTCATCGTCATGGGAGATAATGCCGAATGTCTGATGAAGGTGTTTGAGAACGACTCCAAGACCAAGGGGAAGAACGAttcacctttaaaacaaaagtcgCCAGCTAAGGGATACGCTGTTGAGTTAATAGTCTCGGCTGTGAGGTTCGCAGCTAATGTGcggtttttaaagaaatacgGTCCCAGGTTGTTAAACGTGTCAAAGGAACACGATAGGTTTGAGCCCAGTGTCTCTAGTGTGTTGCAAGAAGTGATACCTTATCTGAATCCTATTGAGAAACCAACAGTTTTGTCAGGAGAAGAGCTCGTTGAATGTGTTGAAATTATAAGGTCCAGCACGGAACATGCTCCAGACTTGCCGGGAGAACTAATGACGTGTTTGAGAGTTCTGAGGTTCTACTGCATCTCCGACTATGAGAACAACGTTACTATTGCATGTGAGTCCTCTGTGGAGGAGCACGTGGAActgaaatacaaatatcaaGTTCTACAACTATTTTCGCTAGATGGCATATCAATTCTAGTGGATGTTCTGGATAGATTGGCTACACATTTTGACCAGCCAAGTATGCACACTTCATTTTTTGCATCCGTTAAAGGGCTTCAACTAGCTCAGATATTGCTTCCTTGTCTGAGGTTAATAGATGCGATGCTGTCTCGAGTTGTTCGCTGCCGAGGTCCAAGATACAGAGATATGACCGCGGCTCCAGTGCTATTGAAGATATATGGACTAGCGAAGGCCTTCCCAGTGGGTTGTGTGGGATACAGGACGGCGGCTAAAGCAGCTGAAGCTTCAGTAAGGGCATTGTTGGCTTACGCACAACCGATAGCCGATGACGCGAATGACGGTGACTCCATCAGACGAGGACCTTGGACTTCGCTTTGTTCGGAAGTAATATCATACATAATGACAGCACCATTCACCTTTGTACCTGGGCTTCTTGTATTTTCGGAACTACTACCATTGCCGCTACCGATGCAGACTAAAACACAACCGACCGATCGAGAGTTGGCTGATGCTTCAAATGAGAGGAGACTATGGTCGGCGCACTTGCATGCGCTGTCGAATGACTTGACAGACATGATACAGATAATATGTATGTCGACGTACAGACCGGTCGTGCATATGCTTCGTCGAGTGTGTGTACAAATTGCTGACTTAGCACCCAACACAGCCGCTACGGTGGCCCGGGCAGCTGTCGGCGCTGTCGTAAGAGACTTGAAACCAGGAGAACCTGCAACAGCCAGCAGCGCACGAGTGTTGGGCTTCCTTGCGTGTTTAGTGTCTCACGCTCCCGTCAAATGTGCAGTACTACATGCCATGAACAGTGGCGGCGCGAGGGCGGCAGATGTGCAAATGGCTCTGTGTTCAGTTCTGGGTCTGGCTAATGCTTCCAACGAGCATGCTGCGGCCCAAGAGTACGCAGCTCACGCGCTGGCCGCCTTCTGTGACGCCGAGATCACATTGACGCCGTTAAATGGCACGTCAGACATCATTCTATCCAACTCCTTGCCCAACAAGGAAGCCTTAGCTGAATTCCTTGATTCGACGGCGGATTGTTTGGAGTCAACAACGAAAACATGTTCAGTCGCATCTTCCATTTTAAGGGCCTACTTTGTGCTGACAGAACACGAATATGGTTTCCAACAATTCAGAAAATTCATTTCGAAACGGAGAGAAAGTCTGGGGACGTTCTTCAAATGGGCTCTGGAAGGTCAAGGCGAAGACAAGGCCGAGTGCTTGAGTTTGTACATAGATCTGATCAGGATCCTGAAAATGGAAGAAGGCGAGGGTCTGGTGGGGCGGAAGACAATGCTGTCGCTAAACGAGATGGCTGACATGGTGGGCTACTTGTCCTACCATACCGACCATCCCGCTCTTAAGTTGGACAAAATTTTGAGG CCCAAAGAACAACAGAGCATTTTTGTTCACCGTTTTCAGGAAAGAAACTCCGACGAAGACGCCCTGGCGAACGCCGGCTTCCTCTCCAGCCAACTCATGAAGCTGAAGAATGGGGCGGAGTTGCATGGTCACCCGCCTGAGATCCAAGATATAGTGCTTCCGGCCCCGGACACCCTGGTGGCACAGTTCCAGTCCAGGGTCATATACTCGATAGGAGAGGCCAGCGATGAGAGGCTTACCTCCAGCTACTGGCTGAACGTGCCTGCCGCCGGCGGGGAGGACGATGTCAACGAAAGCGAATTG GTGTCGTGCGACATCATGGAGATGGCGGGCTGCGTGTCGGGCGGCGGCGACGCGGTCCGCGCGGCGGTGCGGCGGCTGGCCGGCTGCCTGCtggcgcgccgcccgccgccgcccgcgcgccacCCGCCCCCGGGGGACAAGCGACCGCCCG TGGCATTAACTCGTGTCCGCACGGAGGGCGGAGCGGACGCGTTCCGCTCGCGGCCGCCCAACACGTCGCGCCCGCCCTCACTGCACGTCGACGACTTCACCGCCCTGCATCAGCCCTACACGGCTACCCAAGGCTCTCG AGGCATGCGTCGCGGCATCGCCGTGTCTGACCGCGGGCGCTTCGCCTCCGCCGCGCCCATGCACGCGCACTACAGGCATCT ACGCGGTCGCGGTGCTTGGGAAATGGGAGCATCACACTTCGGTCACTTCCCGCCCGCCTCGCAGTATATGATGG GCGGCATGGGCTgggcgggcgggcgcgggctgCGCGGGTCCCGCGCGCGCGGCTTCCTGCGGTGA